A region of Marnyiella aurantia DNA encodes the following proteins:
- a CDS encoding DUF305 domain-containing protein — translation MKKTTLTVFAALILQACSENPKKTETETNSATEQVQNNGSGSNMPAQQNEILQEMQDMMDEMHSKTLSGNNDEDFAEMMSDHHDGAVEMSEILIRKGKDEELKNFGRQVIKTQQQEMKLMDRFDNLKVQSANSAEFQRELMATMGPMMNSGLPVHNDVDRDYAEQMIPHHQSAVEMAKVYKKYGKQPELLKLSDNIIATQQKEIEFLKQWLSRK, via the coding sequence ATGAAAAAAACAACACTTACTGTATTTGCAGCACTTATCCTTCAGGCATGCTCCGAAAATCCGAAAAAAACAGAGACAGAAACCAATTCGGCAACTGAACAGGTGCAGAACAACGGTTCGGGCAGTAATATGCCCGCACAGCAGAATGAGATTCTGCAGGAAATGCAGGATATGATGGACGAAATGCATTCTAAAACCTTATCCGGAAATAATGATGAGGATTTTGCGGAAATGATGTCGGATCATCACGATGGGGCAGTAGAAATGTCGGAAATTCTGATCCGGAAGGGTAAGGATGAGGAGCTGAAAAATTTTGGCCGTCAGGTAATTAAAACTCAGCAGCAGGAAATGAAACTGATGGACAGGTTTGATAATCTGAAAGTCCAATCTGCTAACAGTGCAGAATTCCAGAGAGAACTGATGGCAACCATGGGTCCTATGATGAATTCCGGACTACCGGTGCACAATGACGTGGACCGTGACTATGCGGAGCAGATGATTCCACATCACCAAAGTGCTGTTGAGATGGCAAAAGTTTATAAAAAGTACGGCAAGCAGCCTGAACTGTTGAAACTCTCGGATAACATTATCGCTACCCAGCAAAAGGAAATTGAATTTCTGAAGCAATGGCTTTCGCGTAAATAA
- the lpdA gene encoding dihydrolipoyl dehydrogenase — translation MNYDIIVIGSGPGGYVTAIRASQLGFKTAIIEKENLGGICLNWGCIPTKALLKSAHVFNYLKHAEEYGLNAVENPGFDFSKVIQRSRGVATKMSGGISFLMKKNKIDVIMGTAKVQKGKKVSVTDKDGKATEYSAEHIIIATGARSRELPNLPQDGKKVIGYRQALNLPEQPKSMIVVGSGAIGVEFADFYNSMGTKVTVVEFMPNIVPVEDEDVSKHLEKSLKKAGIEIMTNASVESVDTSGAGVKANVKTAKGNITLEADILLSAVGIAANIEGQGFEEVGIQTDKGRVLVNEWYETSVPGYYAIGDILPTQALAHVASAEGITCVEKIKGLHVEKIDYGNIPGCTYCSPEVASVGLTEKQAKEQGYELKVGKFPLSASGKATANGNTDGFVKVIFDAKYGEWLGCHMVGEGVTDMIAEAVVARKLETTGHEIIKSIHPHPTVSEAIMEAAAAAYGEVIHI, via the coding sequence ATGAACTACGATATTATTGTCATCGGTAGTGGTCCCGGTGGTTATGTTACGGCCATCCGTGCTTCTCAACTTGGTTTTAAAACTGCGATTATAGAAAAAGAAAACCTGGGAGGTATCTGCCTTAACTGGGGTTGTATTCCAACAAAAGCATTGCTGAAATCAGCTCACGTTTTCAATTACCTGAAACATGCAGAAGAATACGGTCTTAATGCGGTTGAAAATCCAGGCTTCGATTTTTCAAAAGTTATACAGCGCAGCCGTGGGGTTGCCACCAAAATGAGCGGTGGGATCTCCTTCCTGATGAAGAAGAATAAAATTGACGTGATCATGGGAACTGCTAAGGTTCAGAAAGGTAAAAAAGTAAGCGTTACAGATAAAGACGGTAAAGCTACAGAATACTCGGCAGAGCACATCATCATCGCTACGGGTGCCAGATCCCGTGAACTGCCTAACCTGCCTCAGGACGGTAAGAAAGTGATAGGCTACCGTCAGGCTCTCAATTTGCCTGAACAGCCAAAATCAATGATTGTGGTTGGTTCCGGTGCTATCGGAGTGGAGTTTGCGGATTTCTATAACTCAATGGGTACCAAAGTAACAGTTGTTGAGTTTATGCCGAACATCGTTCCTGTGGAGGATGAGGACGTATCAAAACATCTTGAGAAATCACTTAAAAAAGCCGGTATTGAAATAATGACCAATGCGTCTGTTGAGAGTGTTGATACTTCCGGCGCGGGCGTTAAAGCTAACGTAAAAACGGCTAAAGGGAATATTACGCTTGAAGCTGATATTCTTCTTTCTGCAGTTGGTATTGCTGCAAACATTGAAGGTCAGGGTTTTGAGGAAGTAGGTATTCAAACCGATAAAGGCCGTGTGCTTGTGAACGAATGGTACGAGACTTCAGTACCTGGCTACTATGCAATTGGCGATATTCTCCCTACTCAGGCTCTGGCTCACGTAGCTTCTGCTGAAGGTATTACCTGTGTAGAAAAGATCAAAGGTCTTCATGTGGAAAAGATTGATTACGGCAATATTCCGGGATGTACTTACTGCAGCCCAGAAGTTGCATCTGTTGGTCTTACCGAAAAGCAGGCTAAGGAACAGGGTTACGAGCTTAAGGTTGGTAAATTCCCACTTTCTGCAAGCGGTAAAGCAACTGCCAACGGAAATACAGACGGTTTCGTAAAAGTGATTTTCGATGCCAAGTACGGCGAATGGTTAGGATGCCATATGGTTGGTGAAGGTGTAACTGATATGATTGCTGAAGCAGTTGTAGCCAGAAAGCTGGAGACAACAGGTCATGAGATCATTAAATCCATTCACCCGCACCCAACGGTTTCCGAAGCAATTATGGAAGCCGCGGCTGCGGCTTATGGTGAAGTTATTCATATCTGA
- a CDS encoding ABC transporter ATP-binding protein: protein MSLEIINLTKKFGPQTALNNINLQIGKNEIIGLLGPNGAGKSTLMKSITGVLAIEEGEIRFNGLDISANEIESKRTIGFLPENNPLYPEMYIKEYLSFVADLHKIPKQRIDEVIELVGLTPEKSKKIAQLSKGYKQRVGLAQAILHSPDLLILDEPTNGLDPNQIIEIRNVIREIGREKTVILSTHIMQEVEALCSRVILIHNGNIIQDSPVDEFKGKYNSLEEAFASYTSEPAATSVPVSAE, encoded by the coding sequence ATGTCACTAGAGATTATTAATCTGACCAAGAAATTCGGCCCACAGACAGCATTAAACAACATCAATCTTCAGATTGGCAAGAACGAAATTATAGGTTTGCTGGGTCCGAACGGTGCCGGTAAATCTACGCTGATGAAGTCCATTACCGGCGTTTTGGCTATTGAAGAAGGTGAGATACGGTTTAACGGACTGGATATTTCAGCAAACGAAATTGAAAGTAAGCGCACGATCGGTTTCCTGCCGGAAAACAATCCTCTTTACCCTGAAATGTATATTAAGGAATACCTGTCATTTGTTGCAGACCTTCATAAAATTCCTAAGCAGAGGATTGATGAGGTCATAGAACTGGTAGGACTTACACCCGAAAAATCAAAAAAGATAGCTCAGCTTTCCAAAGGTTATAAACAGCGTGTTGGCTTGGCTCAGGCTATTCTGCACTCGCCTGACCTTCTTATACTTGATGAACCTACCAACGGTCTGGACCCTAACCAGATTATTGAGATCCGAAATGTAATCAGAGAAATTGGCCGTGAAAAAACGGTTATCCTGTCTACACACATCATGCAGGAGGTAGAAGCACTGTGTTCCCGCGTAATTCTCATCCATAACGGAAACATTATCCAGGACTCACCGGTGGATGAATTTAAGGGCAAATACAACAGTCTGGAGGAAGCATTCGCAAGCTACACGTCTGAACCGGCAGCAACTTCAGTACCTGTTTCGGCAGAATAA
- a CDS encoding ABC transporter substrate-binding protein → MKAKIFQIIAVFFILACSKKTVEGAEGWTVVSETVKYRQNSDILTLETGGSTYNLPLTKLPYRRVVLLNASLVGYFTELGMEESIAGISSPEYIYSPKIHQLLNAGEIRNVGNEQKYNVEKIIALKPDAVFTNRIAVFQNTYELLEKNGITVIFLDEYLEKDALSKSRYLLVVGKLMGQQEQAQKKYEKIKNSYGSLVVLASEVKNRPAVLANEMYGSQWYLPGGHSIIAGLIEDANGNYINAGSKSEGSEALSFEEVYARSKNAEVWVNAGNHKSRQDLLRTNLNYSKMNVFTSGKIYTVTQKERRKSNDYFESGVVRADLVLKDYIRIFHPDLLPGYDLTYHKELK, encoded by the coding sequence ATGAAAGCAAAAATTTTTCAAATAATTGCAGTTTTCTTCATTTTGGCCTGCAGCAAGAAGACAGTAGAGGGTGCTGAAGGATGGACAGTGGTATCGGAAACGGTGAAATACAGGCAGAATTCAGATATTTTGACTTTAGAGACCGGAGGTTCCACTTACAATTTGCCTCTAACTAAACTTCCTTACCGACGCGTCGTTTTGCTTAATGCGAGTCTTGTTGGTTATTTTACAGAACTAGGTATGGAGGAAAGCATTGCCGGCATATCCAGCCCGGAATATATTTATTCGCCAAAAATCCATCAGCTGCTAAATGCAGGAGAAATCCGGAATGTAGGAAATGAGCAGAAATATAATGTGGAAAAAATTATAGCACTGAAACCCGATGCTGTTTTTACCAACAGGATAGCTGTTTTCCAGAATACTTACGAACTGCTGGAAAAGAACGGCATCACGGTTATTTTCCTGGATGAATATCTGGAAAAGGATGCTTTGTCCAAGTCCAGATATCTGCTGGTCGTGGGCAAACTTATGGGGCAGCAAGAGCAGGCACAGAAAAAATATGAGAAAATCAAAAATTCTTATGGTTCTTTGGTTGTACTTGCTTCAGAAGTAAAAAACAGGCCTGCGGTTCTGGCCAATGAGATGTATGGCAGTCAATGGTATCTGCCGGGAGGACATAGTATAATTGCGGGGTTAATTGAAGATGCAAACGGCAATTATATCAATGCCGGCAGCAAAAGTGAAGGATCTGAAGCACTGAGTTTTGAAGAGGTTTATGCAAGGTCGAAGAATGCGGAAGTATGGGTAAATGCGGGGAATCACAAATCACGTCAGGATCTTCTGCGTACAAACCTGAACTACTCCAAAATGAATGTCTTTACTAGCGGTAAGATTTATACGGTTACCCAGAAGGAACGTCGCAAGTCTAATGATTATTTTGAAAGTGGGGTTGTAAGGGCAGATCTGGTACTGAAAGATTATATCCGGATTTTTCACCCAGATCTTCTTCCCGGTTATGATTTAACCTATCACAAGGAACTTAAGTAG
- the mtgA gene encoding monofunctional biosynthetic peptidoglycan transglycosylase: MFKKIKKFIFILILANILFIVWGKFLNPPITVTQIEGVITFGKLERDYIPYSEMGSYIKKAVIAAEDQKFFIHNGFDYKAIEKAYKDNEKGKKVKGGSTISQQTAKNVFLWQGRSWFRKGLETVYTFIIELVWGKEVILDRYLNSIEMGRGVFGIEAAARYYYGKNAKNLTKSEAAWIATILPNPKKYDPHNPSKYLRNRHSWIMRQMNNVTLK; encoded by the coding sequence ATGTTCAAAAAAATAAAAAAGTTTATTTTCATCCTCATTCTGGCCAATATCCTCTTTATTGTCTGGGGTAAATTCTTAAATCCTCCCATTACAGTGACCCAAATTGAAGGGGTAATTACCTTTGGCAAATTGGAACGGGATTACATTCCCTACAGCGAAATGGGCAGTTATATTAAAAAAGCCGTTATAGCAGCGGAAGATCAGAAGTTCTTTATCCACAACGGTTTTGATTACAAAGCGATCGAAAAGGCCTATAAGGACAATGAAAAGGGCAAGAAGGTTAAGGGCGGAAGCACCATTTCTCAGCAAACTGCTAAAAATGTGTTCCTGTGGCAGGGACGCAGTTGGTTCCGAAAAGGCCTGGAAACCGTTTATACATTCATTATTGAGTTAGTATGGGGAAAAGAGGTTATACTGGACCGTTACCTGAACTCCATTGAAATGGGCCGCGGTGTGTTTGGGATTGAAGCGGCGGCTCGTTATTACTACGGTAAAAATGCAAAAAACCTTACTAAAAGTGAAGCCGCCTGGATTGCTACCATTCTTCCAAATCCTAAGAAATACGATCCGCATAATCCGTCTAAATACCTGCGGAACCGGCATAGCTGGATTATGCGTCAGATGAACAATGTAACGCTGAAATAG
- a CDS encoding recombinase, translated as MGIFTSGKNTFIVILKKYFSFRNETKSLDPLHELLDSMRRTDFSAVLNEFRENPEILEHFRYYIHHIFSGKTFNLSLTEANILSENAFFPEFRKRMLNKILPPVESEDTVWYLIDYVSVRTSHDLAYFRNVHEEDMDEFFRMLEISRLITKKTVKRELFFAMNILAWRVIGNALDVEVSNMAPEYKNFDNPFLALQDEMDILTKEYRENPDFQLKSKDAQYKQVKVYLTQCLNFTDIAFKNSSKYGISGKINQSLIKIRQQLNRIQDILSLLVIDDEKDVLQKSKNLVFNILEYKSHKNNLRELVADSSTLMSHLITNHTAQTGTHYITSSFRDYVRMFWMSSGGGVIVGALVVLKLFYGLIPGSDFAHAVLYSVNYAMGFIMIFLMKFTLATKQPAMTAATMAKVLSEGKNTQKNYSDFAHLVSKLFRSQFIAFVGNVLWSFPVALAIIYGLEVLFQENFAAEKAAKLLNDHDPFNSKAILHACIAGFYLFISGIISGNVANNAVFYQIPKRIAKNPLILQVLGPKIAKAASGYYARNWPGIVSNFWFGVCLGATGPIGSFLGLDLDIRHITFAAGNVALGLYGMEFSVSSYTLWMSVITVFLIGFFNFAVSFGLSMVLAFRSRKVNFGEVKEIYKEIFRYFLKNPLRFFFPIRSFLDSRAKEMVEKTISTKSQER; from the coding sequence ATGGGCATTTTCACTTCAGGCAAAAACACGTTTATTGTTATACTTAAAAAGTATTTCAGTTTTAGGAATGAAACGAAATCCCTGGATCCTCTGCACGAGTTGCTGGACAGCATGCGGAGGACAGATTTTAGTGCAGTTCTAAATGAATTTCGTGAGAATCCGGAGATTTTAGAGCATTTCAGATATTACATCCATCATATTTTTAGCGGCAAAACCTTTAACCTGTCACTCACAGAGGCTAACATACTGTCGGAGAATGCTTTCTTTCCCGAATTCCGGAAACGGATGCTCAATAAAATCCTGCCACCGGTTGAAAGTGAGGACACCGTTTGGTACCTTATCGATTATGTATCTGTAAGAACATCCCATGACCTGGCCTATTTCCGAAACGTTCACGAAGAGGATATGGATGAGTTCTTTCGAATGCTGGAAATTTCCCGACTCATCACTAAAAAAACGGTTAAACGTGAGCTGTTCTTTGCAATGAATATACTTGCATGGAGGGTAATTGGTAATGCTCTGGACGTGGAAGTTTCCAATATGGCTCCGGAGTATAAAAATTTTGATAATCCTTTTCTTGCACTTCAGGACGAAATGGATATACTGACCAAAGAATACAGGGAAAACCCTGATTTCCAACTTAAATCAAAGGATGCGCAGTACAAACAGGTAAAGGTTTACCTTACTCAGTGTCTTAACTTTACAGATATTGCTTTTAAGAATTCCTCGAAGTACGGAATCTCAGGCAAGATTAACCAGTCACTTATCAAAATCAGGCAGCAACTGAACCGCATCCAGGATATACTTAGTTTGTTGGTAATTGATGATGAAAAGGATGTTCTGCAAAAGTCCAAAAACTTGGTTTTCAATATCCTGGAGTATAAATCGCATAAAAATAATCTCAGAGAATTGGTTGCAGACAGCAGTACGCTGATGTCCCACCTTATTACAAATCATACCGCGCAAACGGGCACGCATTACATCACTTCCTCGTTCCGGGATTATGTCCGCATGTTTTGGATGTCCAGCGGAGGAGGTGTTATTGTTGGAGCACTTGTGGTCTTAAAGCTTTTTTACGGACTTATACCGGGCAGCGATTTCGCACATGCGGTACTTTACTCCGTGAATTATGCTATGGGCTTTATTATGATTTTCCTGATGAAGTTTACCCTGGCGACCAAACAGCCGGCTATGACGGCTGCTACCATGGCTAAGGTGCTCTCCGAAGGAAAGAATACACAGAAAAACTATTCCGACTTTGCGCATCTTGTTTCTAAATTATTCCGCTCGCAGTTTATAGCTTTTGTAGGTAATGTTCTCTGGTCGTTTCCGGTTGCATTGGCCATCATCTATGGGCTTGAAGTCCTTTTCCAGGAAAATTTTGCTGCCGAAAAAGCAGCCAAACTTCTTAACGATCACGATCCGTTTAACTCCAAGGCTATTCTCCATGCCTGTATAGCCGGTTTCTACCTCTTCATTTCAGGTATAATTTCCGGCAATGTTGCCAATAACGCTGTGTTCTATCAGATTCCGAAAAGGATTGCCAAGAATCCACTGATTCTTCAGGTTCTGGGGCCTAAAATAGCCAAGGCAGCTTCAGGCTATTACGCCAGAAACTGGCCGGGCATTGTTTCTAACTTTTGGTTCGGTGTCTGCCTGGGTGCCACTGGTCCTATAGGTTCTTTTCTGGGGCTGGATCTGGACATCCGTCACATTACATTCGCAGCAGGTAATGTGGCCCTGGGACTTTATGGGATGGAGTTTTCTGTGTCTTCCTACACTTTGTGGATGTCGGTGATCACTGTGTTCCTAATCGGCTTCTTCAACTTTGCAGTGAGTTTCGGACTTTCAATGGTCCTTGCTTTTCGCTCGCGTAAAGTGAATTTTGGTGAAGTGAAGGAAATCTATAAAGAAATATTCCGCTATTTCCTTAAGAATCCTTTACGCTTTTTCTTCCCCATACGCTCATTTTTGGACAGCCGCGCTAAGGAAATGGTGGAGAAAACAATCTCTACGAAATCTCAAGAGCGATGA
- the recF gene encoding DNA replication/repair protein RecF (All proteins in this family for which functions are known are DNA-binding proteins that assist the filamentation of RecA onto DNA for the initiation of recombination or recombinational repair.), translated as MVIQKLQLIQFKNHSEQTFQFSPQINCFVGNNGAGKTNVLDALHYLSVGKSFLGNTDLNNIRTDEDFFTVEGTVHDGEKENIIKVQMPREAKKIIKKNDKTYDRMADHVGFLPSVIISPYDSNLISDSGESRRRFLDAMISQTDSDYLFNLIQYQKTVQQRNALLKSFAKNRYFDMDSLEIYDDPLVKFGTAIFEKRRGFTDSILPLIQSYYEIISKGNEIVTVDYESDLRGNDFKSLLNTNREKDRILTYTSRGIHKDDLIFSMNGGSLKKQGSQGQQKSFLIALKLSQMNRIKELTGKTPILLLDDIFDKLDDTRVSQLIELVNREHFGQIFITDTHKERTESVVKKINEESRIFEI; from the coding sequence ATGGTTATCCAAAAACTTCAATTGATTCAATTTAAAAATCATTCCGAACAAACCTTCCAATTTTCCCCGCAGATCAACTGCTTTGTAGGCAATAACGGCGCGGGAAAGACGAATGTACTGGATGCCCTGCACTACCTGTCTGTGGGTAAAAGTTTTCTGGGCAATACCGATCTGAACAATATCCGGACGGACGAAGATTTCTTCACTGTGGAAGGCACCGTGCACGACGGCGAAAAGGAAAACATCATCAAAGTCCAGATGCCTCGTGAAGCAAAGAAAATCATCAAGAAAAACGATAAAACATATGACCGCATGGCAGATCATGTCGGATTTCTGCCCAGCGTTATCATTTCACCTTATGACTCGAACCTTATTTCCGATTCCGGCGAAAGCAGGCGCAGGTTTCTGGACGCCATGATTTCGCAAACCGATTCAGATTATCTGTTCAACCTGATCCAGTATCAAAAAACAGTTCAGCAACGGAATGCTTTGCTGAAAAGTTTTGCCAAAAACCGGTATTTTGATATGGACAGCCTGGAAATATACGATGATCCGCTAGTAAAATTCGGTACCGCAATTTTTGAAAAAAGACGCGGTTTTACTGATTCCATCCTGCCGCTTATCCAGAGCTATTATGAAATCATTTCCAAAGGAAACGAAATAGTGACTGTTGACTATGAGTCCGATCTTCGCGGAAATGACTTTAAATCGCTGTTGAATACTAATCGTGAGAAAGACCGTATTCTCACTTATACCTCACGTGGTATTCATAAGGATGACTTGATATTCAGTATGAATGGTGGTTCGCTGAAAAAGCAGGGCAGCCAGGGCCAGCAAAAATCATTTCTGATTGCACTGAAACTGTCCCAGATGAACCGTATAAAAGAGTTGACAGGCAAAACCCCCATTCTGCTTTTAGACGATATTTTTGATAAATTGGATGACACCCGCGTTTCACAACTGATAGAACTTGTAAACCGTGAGCATTTCGGGCAGATTTTCATTACAGATACTCACAAAGAAAGGACTGAAAGCGTGGTGAAGAAAATAAATGAGGAAAGCAGGATTTTTGAGATTTAA
- a CDS encoding UbiA prenyltransferase family protein produces the protein MQFLNLAKKYIINSQLYVSLTGTALAVFFMLEQNLLRWPTVLLIFITYFSGYLYTKYQKHRHFSKILVFNIICGVLSGALILLNHNEVRLLKWLCIVALGLLYNSFFLENFIRKIPLLKVFYVGFTWALVNSWLILPEFNPGIFIITLLFITALVFPFDIRDMRSDDIVTFPRLIGVGKTKLLAYTLTIASALTAFFNLETEFTAAFLITAIVSCVLIYFSHNKRPDAYFSFGVETMSGLPFLIIVLMKYF, from the coding sequence ATGCAGTTTTTAAATTTAGCGAAAAAATACATCATTAACAGTCAACTGTACGTATCCCTGACGGGCACTGCCCTGGCGGTCTTCTTTATGCTGGAGCAGAACCTGTTACGCTGGCCCACGGTTTTGCTGATCTTCATCACCTATTTCAGCGGCTATCTGTATACCAAATACCAAAAGCACCGGCACTTTTCCAAAATCCTTGTTTTCAATATAATTTGCGGAGTTTTATCCGGGGCATTAATTTTACTGAATCACAATGAAGTCAGACTGCTGAAATGGCTCTGCATCGTCGCCTTGGGTTTACTCTACAATTCATTTTTTCTCGAGAATTTCATCCGAAAAATCCCTTTGCTTAAAGTATTTTACGTCGGATTTACGTGGGCGCTCGTTAACTCGTGGCTTATTTTACCGGAATTTAATCCTGGTATCTTCATCATCACGCTCCTTTTCATCACAGCACTCGTCTTTCCGTTTGACATCAGAGATATGAGATCCGACGATATTGTCACATTTCCGCGGCTAATTGGTGTTGGTAAGACAAAACTTTTGGCTTATACACTTACAATTGCAAGTGCGCTAACGGCATTTTTCAACCTTGAAACTGAATTCACTGCCGCCTTTCTGATAACCGCAATCGTAAGTTGTGTTCTTATTTATTTTTCCCATAACAAACGTCCGGATGCTTATTTCTCATTTGGTGTGGAAACGATGTCGGGTCTTCCGTTTTTAATTATAGTTTTAATGAAGTATTTTTGA